TCGCCGGCAAAGTCATCCGGCGACATCGCCATCAGCCGGGCGATGCGATCGGGCGTCAGGGTCAGCACCACCGATGACCGGTTGCCGTTCAACGGCAACAAGGCGACGGTCTGGTCATGATCGAACCATTCCGTGGCGATGCCGCCATGGCCCGCGTCATGGGCCATCCTGCAGACCAGCATGGTCTTGCCGAAATCGGTCTGGCGGGCAGTGATGCCGCGTAGGGTGCGCATCGCCGAAAACCGGCTGTCGGCCGCCACCACCAGCCGGGCGTGCAGACTGCCGCCATCATCCAGATCGACCGCCATGCCCCCGGCCGGGTCCGCGCCGGGCCGGACCCGGATATCCGCGGCCCGTCGCCCGGTCAGGATGGTCGCGGCGCCATCGGCGCGCACCGTGTCGTGCAGCGCCCGGCGGATCAGATGGTTGGGCACCAGATGACCCAGCGGCCCGCCATCGGCGGCACCATCGAACACCAGCCCGCGCGCGCCGCCGCCATTCAGCACCCGCGCCATGCGCAGCGGCGATACCTCGTCCGGGTTTATCCGCGCCCAGGCGCCCAGACGTTCAAGCACCGCCACCGAATGATGGGTCAGCGCGATCTCGCGGCCGTCGAAGGGCGGATCGGCCAGCATGGATGCGGGGGACGGATCGACCAGCACGACCGCCAGCCCCGATCCCGCCAGCGCCGCGGCAAAAGCCAGCCCCGCCGGCCCGGCACCGATCACCGCGATATCGCATTGCATGGCATCCAGCTCCCCGTGTCGTGGCCCGTGGGCATGCTAGCGGTGCCGCATCCGTGCTGCTATGCGGCGTTGTGTCCCGCCGCGCGGGCATCGCCTCCGGCTGCCGCTTCAGCCACCGCTTCCGCCTCGGTGATCCGCGCATAGCGCCGGGCCAGCACCGCGCACACCATCAGCTGAATCTGATGAAACAGCATCAGCGGCATCAGGATGGCACCGGTATCGCGGCCGGCGAAGATGACATTCGCCATCGGCACGCCGCTGGCCAGGGTCTTCTTCGACCCGCAGAACACGATGGTGATGCGGTCCTCGCGCGAGAAACCCAGCCGTGCCGACATGAACATGGTGATCGCCAGCACCAGCGCCAGCAGCAGGCAATCGACCGCCAGCATCACCGCCAGATCGACCGCGCCGATCCGCTGCCAGAAACCCGAGACCACGGCACCGGCAAAGGCCAGATAGACCACCAGCAGGATCGATCCGCGATCGACCAGACCCAGCGGTTTGCGGTGCCGGCGCAGCCAGGGCCCGATCCACGGCTCCAGAATCTGGCCGGCGATGAACGGCACCAGCAACTGCAGCAGGATCGCTTCGACCTGATCGACCGACACGCCCTGGCCGCCGGCGCCGAACAGCACCGCCACCAGCAGCGGCGTGACGAACATCCCCAGGATGTTGGATGCCGAGGCCGAACACACCGCCGCCGGCACATTGCCGCCGGCAATGGCGGTGAAGGCGATCGAGGACTGCACGGTGGATGGCAGCACGCACAGGAACAGCACCCCCATGCGCAGGGCCGGCGACATCAGGCTGTCGGGCAGCAGCGCCGTGATCGCCAGCCCCAGCAGCGGAAACACCATGAAGGTGGTGGCCAGCACCGCGATATGCAGGCGCCAGTTGGTCAGGCCGGCGATGACGGTCGATCGTGACAGCCGCCCGCCATGCAGGAAGAACACCGCCGCGATCGCCACCATCGCCAGATCATGCAGGGCATCGGCGGCACGCCCGGTGACCGGCAGGATCGAGGCCAGCGCCACGCAGAGGATCAGCAGCAACACGAAGCGGTCGGGCAGCAGACGGGTCAGCATCGTGATCTGGGGCCTTCCGGAAGTGATCGGGTCCGGCCCCTGTTCTGCGCCATCCGGCCGCCGGTTGGAAGGCCCTGCTGCCGATATCGGCCGGTTGCAGCCAGGATCGATCGGCCGCAGCCGGTCATCAGTCGTCACGCAGGCGGTCGGTCCGTCCTGTAACGGTTTCCGACACCGCCGGGCGCTCGTCGACGTGGAAGCGGCTGCGCAGCGCCTCCCAGGATTCCGGGCCGACGGCCATGACCGCCGCCGCCGCGACATGGGCCTCGGCATCATTGCCGGCGCGCACCGCCATCTGCAGCTGGCGCCCGGCTTCCGACAGCTGCTTCAGCCCGCAATGGCCGGCGGTGGAGATGATGTTGTGGCCCAGTTGCCCCAGCGCCGCCATATCGCCCGCCGTGGTGGCGACGCCGACCTGCTGCATCGTTTCAAGGCCGAGGGCAATGAATTCGTCGACCAGGGAGTCGAATCGGTCTTTCGGCACCACCGTGCGCAGATAGCCGAGCGCGGAGCCGTCCAGCACCGGCAGGGCCGCGATCGCGGCGCCCCCGCCTTGTGTCGCCCCGGTATCGGCCGTATCGGGCGCGGACAAGGCGGTGCCGGTCGCGGCCCGGGGTCTGCGGCGGCGGCTCCACCGCGCGACCAGGGCCAGCAGGTCTTCGGTCCGGAACGGCTTGGGCATGTAATCATCCATGCCGGCTTCGAGATAAGTCTCGCGCATGCCGGCCATGGCATTCGCGGTCATGGCGATGATCGGCACCCGCGGCTGGTACGCCGCGGTTTCGGCATCGCGGATGCGTCGGGTTGCCGCCAGTCCGTCGAGCACCGGCATCTGCACATCCATCAGCACCAGATCGAACCGCGTCCTGGCGCAGGCGGCCACCGCCTGCTCACCATCGCCGGCGATGGTGACGGTATAACCCTCTTTCTCAAGCAGGATAGACACCACCGCCTGATTGGTGGGGTTGTCCTCGACCAGCAGCACATGGCGGCCGATGGTCGGTGGCAGAGGCCCGGCGGCATCGGCAGCGACAGCGAGATCGGGCGGGGCAGCGGGATCGGGCCTGGCGGTGACATCGGGTCTGCGGGCTGGCGCGGCATCTCCCTGCGTCAGCCCGCAGGCCTGGCCAAGCGCCTCCAGCAGCGCCCGCCGGCGCACCGGCTTGGCCAGCACCGCATCGAAGGCTCCGGCCGCGTCGGCATCGATGGGATACGACGTGGCCAGCACGATGCGAACCGACTGGAAGCGCGGATGCGACCGCACCCACGATGCCAGTGCCAGCCCGTCCATGCCCCGCATGCCCATATCGGTCACGATCAGGTCGACCGGCCGGCCCTCATCGGCCGCCATCTGCAGCGCCTGAAGGCTTTCGGCAGCGCTGGCCACGGTTTCGACCGTCATCCCCAACTCGTCCAGATGATGCGCCAGAACCCGCCGGTTGACCGAAACGTCATCCACCACCAGGGCGCTCAGGCCGCGCAACGCCTCGTCGGACGGCGGGACCGGCGCCGCATGGCCCGCGCGCGTCAGGGCGATCTCGAACCAGAAGGTCGAGCCCAGGCCCGGCTCGCTTTCCACCCGGATGGTGCCGCCCATCAGTTCCACCAGTTGCTGCGAGATCGCGAGCCCCAGGCCGGTGCCGCCGAAGCGGCGGGTGATCGACGGGTCCGCCTGAGCGAATTTCTGGAACAGGCCGCCGATCTGCACCGATGTCAGGCCGATGCCGGTGTCCTGAATGCTGAAACGCAACCGCTCGCCATCATCCGCCGGCGCCACCTCGATCGCGACATAGCCGCGTTCCGTGAATTTGACGGCGTTGCCGGCAAGGTTCAGCAGGATCTGGCGCAGCCGTGTCGGATCGCCCAGCCAGGTTCCGGACGCGCCATGCCCGACCAGACAGGCGACCTGTACCGCCTTGTCGCGGGTCCGCGGCGCCAGGATCGATACGATGCCGTCGATCAGATCGTCGAGCGAGAATGCCACCTGTTCAAGCCGGACCTTGCCAGCTTCCAGCTTGGTCACGTCCAGGATGTCGTCGATCACACCCAGCAATGCCTCGGCGCTTTCGCGGACGGTTTCCGCATAGCCGCGCTGATCAGAGGTCAGCGATGTGCCCAGCAGAATCTGGGTCATCCCCATCACACCGTTCATCGGCGTCCGGATTTCATGGCTCATATTGGCCAGGAATTCCGATTTGGCGCGATTGGCGGTTTCGGCCACGGTTCGCGCCCGATCCAGTTCGGCCGCAAGTATCGCCAGTTCCGCGGCCTGAGCCTCCAGCTGCTGGTTCACCTGCCGCAGGTCGACGACCGCCTTGTTGCGTTCCGACAGATCGGCCAGCGCCGCCACATACATCACCTCCGTGCCGGCCATGAACGCGCTGACCGACATCTCCACCGCCAGGGCAAGACCGTCGCGCCGGATGGCCGTCACCTCGCCGGTAACGCTGCCATGGCCGGGGGCGGTGTCGCGGGTGAACCGGCTGAACACCCCCGGGCCGTCATCGGGCGCCTCGCGGATCATCTGGCCAAGGTCGATGCCGACCAACTGCCCCGGCGGCCATCCCAGCAACTGCTCGGCCGCCCGGTTGACCATGCTGACCCGGCCGTCTTCCGCCGTTACCACCACGCCGATGCCGATCGTGCCCACGATCGCCTGCAACCGCGCCTCGCTGGCCCGCAACAGCGCCTCGCGTTCCCGCGCAGGCGTGATGTCTGAAAAGGTCACCACCAGGCCGCCGGCACGCGGCACCGCCTGGACACGCAGCCAGAGCGAGCGGCCGTCCTGGTCGTGGTGATGATCGAACAGCGCCGGCTGCCCGGTTTCGACGACCGCGCGGTAGCGTTCAAACAATTCCCGCCTGGCGAAACCGGGGAAGGCCTCGACCAGACAGCGCCCGATGATCGCATCCGCCGATACGCCGATCAGATCTCCCGCCGCCCGGTTCATCAGCACCAGACGGAAATCCCGGATCGTGCCTTCGGCATCCCGCATGGCATCGAAGGCCACGATTCCGTTCAGCGAGACATCCATGATGCTGGCCAGAAGGTCGCGGGCCTGGGTGACATCGCGCTCGCGCCGCCGCGCCTCGGTGACATCGGCATAGGTTGCGATGAAGCCGCCACGCTCCATGGGTTTGGCGCGGATATCGACCACGCTGCCGTCGGCGCGCGCGCGCTCCACCGTGAAGGGCTGGTCAAGGTCCAGCCCATCGATCAGCGCGTGGACCAGCGCGTCCGGATCGCCGGGCCCATAGGCGCCGCGCCGCGCATTCCGGCGCAGGATGTCGTGCAGATGGCCCCCCTGCGTCAGAATCTCGGACGGCACCGTACTCAACACCGCCAACCGCGCGTTCCACGCCAGCAGCCGCCGGTCCGGACCGAAGACGGCAATGCCCTGATCTACCGTGTCGAAGACCGCAGCCAGCAGCGCCTCACGTGCGGCCAGCGCCGCCTTGGCATCGACCTCGTCGGTCACATCGCGGCCCGAACCGCGGAATCCCTGGTAGATGCCGTCCTCGGTGAAGACCGGCTCGCCACTGATCACGATATGCCGCCGCCGGCCTTCGGCGTCGGCAAGGTCGTAGGCGACATCGCGAAACGGCTGCCTGGCAGTCAGCACTGCCTCATAGGCGGCGATGCCCGGATCGTCTGGATCGACGGCGATCTCGCGGCGTGACCGCCCGATCAGCGCGGCCGGATTCAACCCCAGCTTCGTCACCCCGCGCGAGATGGCGGTGATGCGGCCAACCTCGTTCACCTCCCAGTACCAGTCCGCCGACAACTCGGTCAGCGCCTTGAACCGCGCCTCACGCTGGCGCAGTTCGGCGGTGCGCTCCGCCACCTGCCGTTCCAGCGACTCGGCCAGCCGCCGGATCTCGGCCGCCGCGCGCTCCCTGCGCCGCAGATGCACCAGATGCAGATACAGCAGCACCGACAGCAGCGTGCCCAGCACCATCGCCCGGCCGGCGGCCCACCAGGGCTTGGTCAGGTTCAGACGGTCGACGAATTGCGGCCGCGGGTGGATGTCGAGCACCCAGTCGCGCCCGAAGGCCGCAACCGCGATCTGTCGCCGTACCCGCGGCGACATGTCCACATCGCCATCGGCGGCGAGGAAACCCACCGTGGTCACGAAGGGGGGCAGGTCGGCATCGCCGGTCATGTCGCGGATGCTGAAGGCGATGTCCGGGTCCACTCTGGCCAGATCGGCCAGAACCGCATCGATCATCAGCGGCGCATAAGCCCAGCCGATCGCTGCCTGCCGGCGCTGATCGGGTGTTGCGGTCGCCATGCCCGGTTGATAGACCGGCAGCAACAGCAGGAAGCCCGGCACCATGCCGCCCTGCTGCAACAGGGTGATCGGCGGGGTGAGCGTCGCCTTGCCGGTCTCCATGGCGGTCAATGCCGTCTGCCGGCGCCGGTTCTCGGAAGCGATGTCGAGGCCGATCGCCGTGGCATTGCCGGCCAGAGGCTCGATGTATTGGATGACGAACCGCTCGCCATCATGGGGAAGCAGCTGCGCCACCCGGAAATCAGGCCGCCCCTCGGCCCGCGCCGTATCGATGAAAACGCCCATCTCATCGGGGAGCACCCGGCGGATGAAGCCGAATCCCAGCACGCCCGGGAACTCGGCCGGAATATCGCGCGTGGCGGCATAGCGTTCGAAGCTGGCGCGGCTGACCTCCGGTCCGGCCACGGCAATGGCTCCGCGCAGACCCCGCAGCCCGTAATCGTAAAGCCGCAGACGCTCGTTCAGGCTCATGGTCACGGTTTGGGTCACCGCGTCGAACCGCTCGGCCACATGCTCGTCGTTGCGGTCAGCGAACCACATCGCGGCACCCAGGGCCGCCAACAGGCTGACGACCAGCAGGCCGGCCGGCAAAAGCAAGACGCGGGCAGACCCGGACACCGGAGGTCACATTCCTTCCACAACGCATGAGAGCAAGAGCGTTCAGTCTTATACTCTCTACCTGCGGCGCCCGCCGCAATATCTCTTGGCGGGACGATCGTGTTCTGATGAGGCCGGTGTTGCACAACGGGCCGATGTGGGTATGGAAGGTCGTTGCAGGCCCCGGCCACGGCCGTTATGATGATTATCATCATGTTTAAGTGCCTCCCGCCGAGGCACGAACCGAGAGACATTCCATGGACAAGCGAATCTATGTGCTGACCCTGGTCAATATCGCCGCCGGGGTTGCGACCTTCGTCCATGCCGGGCTGCTGGCAGCCCTGGTCGTCGATCTGGAGGTGCCACTTGCCGCCGGCGGTCATATCGCCACGGTCTATGGCATCACGTTCGCCCTGGCGGCCCCGGTTCTGGCCGGGCTGACCGCGCGGTTCGAACGCCGCCGGCTGCTGTCGGTGGCCCTTGGCGCAATGACGGTCGCGGGTATTGCCTGTGCGCTGGCGCCCAGCTATGAGCTGCTGATCATGGCGCGGATCTTCGGCGGCCTGACCGCCGCCCTCGCCATGCCGCTCGCCTCAGGGCTTGCCGCCACCCTGGCGCCGCCCGAGGCACGCGGCCGGGCGCTGGCCGCGGTGGTGCTGGGCATGACCATCGCCCT
This region of Tistrella bauzanensis genomic DNA includes:
- a CDS encoding bile acid:sodium symporter family protein is translated as MTRLLPDRFVLLLILCVALASILPVTGRAADALHDLAMVAIAAVFFLHGGRLSRSTVIAGLTNWRLHIAVLATTFMVFPLLGLAITALLPDSLMSPALRMGVLFLCVLPSTVQSSIAFTAIAGGNVPAAVCSASASNILGMFVTPLLVAVLFGAGGQGVSVDQVEAILLQLLVPFIAGQILEPWIGPWLRRHRKPLGLVDRGSILLVVYLAFAGAVVSGFWQRIGAVDLAVMLAVDCLLLALVLAITMFMSARLGFSREDRITIVFCGSKKTLASGVPMANVIFAGRDTGAILMPLMLFHQIQLMVCAVLARRYARITEAEAVAEAAAGGDARAAGHNAA
- a CDS encoding CHASE domain-containing hybrid sensor histidine kinase/response regulator; this translates as MSGSARVLLLPAGLLVVSLLAALGAAMWFADRNDEHVAERFDAVTQTVTMSLNERLRLYDYGLRGLRGAIAVAGPEVSRASFERYAATRDIPAEFPGVLGFGFIRRVLPDEMGVFIDTARAEGRPDFRVAQLLPHDGERFVIQYIEPLAGNATAIGLDIASENRRRQTALTAMETGKATLTPPITLLQQGGMVPGFLLLLPVYQPGMATATPDQRRQAAIGWAYAPLMIDAVLADLARVDPDIAFSIRDMTGDADLPPFVTTVGFLAADGDVDMSPRVRRQIAVAAFGRDWVLDIHPRPQFVDRLNLTKPWWAAGRAMVLGTLLSVLLYLHLVHLRRRERAAAEIRRLAESLERQVAERTAELRQREARFKALTELSADWYWEVNEVGRITAISRGVTKLGLNPAALIGRSRREIAVDPDDPGIAAYEAVLTARQPFRDVAYDLADAEGRRRHIVISGEPVFTEDGIYQGFRGSGRDVTDEVDAKAALAAREALLAAVFDTVDQGIAVFGPDRRLLAWNARLAVLSTVPSEILTQGGHLHDILRRNARRGAYGPGDPDALVHALIDGLDLDQPFTVERARADGSVVDIRAKPMERGGFIATYADVTEARRRERDVTQARDLLASIMDVSLNGIVAFDAMRDAEGTIRDFRLVLMNRAAGDLIGVSADAIIGRCLVEAFPGFARRELFERYRAVVETGQPALFDHHHDQDGRSLWLRVQAVPRAGGLVVTFSDITPAREREALLRASEARLQAIVGTIGIGVVVTAEDGRVSMVNRAAEQLLGWPPGQLVGIDLGQMIREAPDDGPGVFSRFTRDTAPGHGSVTGEVTAIRRDGLALAVEMSVSAFMAGTEVMYVAALADLSERNKAVVDLRQVNQQLEAQAAELAILAAELDRARTVAETANRAKSEFLANMSHEIRTPMNGVMGMTQILLGTSLTSDQRGYAETVRESAEALLGVIDDILDVTKLEAGKVRLEQVAFSLDDLIDGIVSILAPRTRDKAVQVACLVGHGASGTWLGDPTRLRQILLNLAGNAVKFTERGYVAIEVAPADDGERLRFSIQDTGIGLTSVQIGGLFQKFAQADPSITRRFGGTGLGLAISQQLVELMGGTIRVESEPGLGSTFWFEIALTRAGHAAPVPPSDEALRGLSALVVDDVSVNRRVLAHHLDELGMTVETVASAAESLQALQMAADEGRPVDLIVTDMGMRGMDGLALASWVRSHPRFQSVRIVLATSYPIDADAAGAFDAVLAKPVRRRALLEALGQACGLTQGDAAPARRPDVTARPDPAAPPDLAVAADAAGPLPPTIGRHVLLVEDNPTNQAVVSILLEKEGYTVTIAGDGEQAVAACARTRFDLVLMDVQMPVLDGLAATRRIRDAETAAYQPRVPIIAMTANAMAGMRETYLEAGMDDYMPKPFRTEDLLALVARWSRRRRPRAATGTALSAPDTADTGATQGGGAAIAALPVLDGSALGYLRTVVPKDRFDSLVDEFIALGLETMQQVGVATTAGDMAALGQLGHNIISTAGHCGLKQLSEAGRQLQMAVRAGNDAEAHVAAAAVMAVGPESWEALRSRFHVDERPAVSETVTGRTDRLRDD
- the ubiM gene encoding 5-demethoxyubiquinol-8 5-hydroxylase UbiM, giving the protein MQCDIAVIGAGPAGLAFAAALAGSGLAVVLVDPSPASMLADPPFDGREIALTHHSVAVLERLGAWARINPDEVSPLRMARVLNGGGARGLVFDGAADGGPLGHLVPNHLIRRALHDTVRADGAATILTGRRAADIRVRPGADPAGGMAVDLDDGGSLHARLVVAADSRFSAMRTLRGITARQTDFGKTMLVCRMAHDAGHGGIATEWFDHDQTVALLPLNGNRSSVVLTLTPDRIARLMAMSPDDFAGDIIRRLDGRLGRMQLVSTRHAWPLVAVEARRFIGHRFALIGDAAVGMHPVTAHGFNLGLKSAERLAGEVLKAARVGADIAGPLLLHRYEAGHKLTASPLYAATNAIVGLYTSTGLPARAARAAVMHLGRRATPVRRAVSGLLMDRAG